A DNA window from Desulfobacteraceae bacterium contains the following coding sequences:
- a CDS encoding vitamin B12-dependent ribonucleotide reductase: protein MGISLSPHAKLVLQKRYLRRDPGGKTIETPEALLDRVATCVAAVETRFDPAADIAGTRDRFYRLMASLRFLPNSPTLMNAGRPLGQLAACFVLPIEDDTDSIFETLKHTAQIHKSGGGTGFSFSRLRPANDVVSSSAGVSSGPVAFMAVFDVVTETVKQGGTRRGANMAVLRVDHPDIEAFITAKTDFDRLTNFNLSVAMTDSFMQALAQGGEHRLINPRNGQVTNSLPAQQIFDRIVDCAWRSGEPGVIFIDRINRDNPTPQLGAIEATNPCGEQPLLPYESCTLGSINLSAMVVKNEISWGRLKQTVRTAVHFLDNVVEVNRYPLAVIEKMSLGNRKIGLGVMGFADMLIKHNIPYDSEEALAQAERLMAFITAEARQASAELARRRGNFPNYPGSRFDTPETPLMRNATVTTIAPTGSLSIIAGTSSGIEPLFAVAHDRRVLDGETLHEVHPLLAQAARKQNFHSAELIAEIARSGSLQGISGVPDEVKKVFRTAQDIAPEWHVRLQAAFQKHTDNAVSKTVNVPATASRAEIAQVFLAAYRSGCKGVTVYRYGSRGRQVLNIGQPDGERPAIAPRPRPERTRGVTERITTGCGKLYVTVNTDGQGLCEVFAKMGKTGGCASSQIEAAGRLISLALRSGIKVESVVRQLSGIRCPAPAWQNGQMVLSCPDAIAQVLGNVTGAEIPAEGSMMGACPDCGAALTHQEGCLMCPACGFSKCG from the coding sequence ATGGGCATCTCCCTCTCCCCCCACGCCAAGCTGGTGCTGCAAAAGCGCTATCTGCGGCGGGACCCCGGCGGCAAGACCATCGAAACCCCCGAGGCGCTTTTGGACCGGGTCGCCACCTGTGTCGCGGCGGTGGAAACCCGTTTCGACCCCGCGGCGGATATCGCCGGCACCCGCGACCGGTTCTATCGCCTGATGGCAAGCCTCCGCTTTCTGCCCAACTCCCCGACCCTCATGAACGCCGGGCGGCCGTTGGGGCAGCTGGCCGCCTGTTTCGTGCTGCCCATCGAAGACGACACCGACAGCATCTTCGAGACCCTCAAACACACTGCTCAGATCCATAAAAGCGGCGGGGGCACGGGGTTTTCCTTTTCCCGCTTGCGTCCGGCCAACGACGTCGTCTCCTCCTCCGCCGGAGTTTCCAGCGGACCGGTGGCCTTCATGGCGGTCTTTGACGTGGTCACCGAAACCGTCAAACAGGGCGGAACCCGCAGAGGCGCCAACATGGCCGTGCTGCGGGTGGATCACCCGGACATCGAGGCGTTTATCACGGCCAAAACCGACTTCGACCGCCTGACCAACTTCAATCTGTCCGTCGCCATGACCGACAGCTTCATGCAGGCCCTGGCCCAGGGCGGCGAGCACCGCCTGATCAACCCCCGCAACGGCCAGGTGACCAACAGCCTGCCGGCTCAGCAGATATTCGACCGGATCGTCGACTGCGCTTGGCGCTCGGGAGAGCCCGGCGTAATTTTCATCGACCGCATCAACCGGGACAACCCGACCCCACAGCTGGGGGCGATTGAAGCCACCAACCCCTGCGGCGAGCAGCCCCTTTTGCCCTACGAATCCTGCACCCTGGGATCCATCAACCTTTCGGCGATGGTGGTCAAAAACGAGATATCCTGGGGGCGCCTGAAACAGACGGTGCGCACCGCGGTCCATTTTCTGGACAACGTGGTCGAGGTCAACCGCTATCCCCTGGCGGTCATCGAAAAAATGAGCCTGGGAAACCGCAAAATCGGTCTCGGGGTGATGGGGTTTGCCGACATGCTGATCAAACACAACATCCCCTATGACTCCGAGGAGGCGCTCGCCCAAGCCGAGCGCCTGATGGCGTTCATCACCGCGGAAGCCCGCCAGGCATCGGCCGAGCTGGCCCGTCGGCGGGGAAACTTCCCCAACTATCCCGGAAGCCGCTTCGACACCCCGGAGACCCCGCTGATGCGCAACGCCACCGTCACGACCATCGCCCCCACCGGCAGCCTCAGCATCATCGCCGGCACCTCAAGCGGCATCGAACCGCTTTTCGCCGTGGCCCACGACCGCCGCGTGCTGGACGGCGAAACCCTCCACGAGGTGCACCCCCTGCTTGCCCAAGCCGCCCGCAAGCAGAATTTCCACAGCGCGGAGCTGATCGCTGAAATCGCCCGCTCGGGCTCGCTCCAGGGAATTTCGGGGGTGCCCGACGAGGTCAAGAAGGTCTTTCGAACCGCCCAGGACATTGCGCCGGAATGGCACGTGCGGCTTCAGGCCGCTTTTCAGAAACACACCGACAACGCCGTTTCAAAGACGGTCAACGTTCCCGCCACGGCCAGTCGGGCCGAAATCGCCCAGGTCTTTCTGGCGGCCTACCGCAGCGGCTGCAAAGGGGTAACCGTCTACCGCTACGGCAGCCGCGGTCGGCAGGTGCTGAATATCGGCCAACCCGACGGCGAACGCCCAGCAATTGCGCCGCGGCCCCGCCCCGAGCGCACCCGGGGGGTTACCGAACGCATCACCACCGGCTGCGGCAAACTGTATGTAACGGTCAACACCGATGGGCAGGGGCTCTGTGAGGTCTTTGCCAAAATGGGCAAAACCGGAGGCTGCGCCTCCTCGCAAATCGAAGCGGCCGGCCGCCTGATTTCACTGGCGCTGCGCTCCGGGATCAAGGTGGAATCCGTCGTGCGCCAGCTCAGCGGGATTCGATGCCCCGCTCCGGCTTGGCAGAATGGCCAAATGGTGCTCTCGTGCCCGGACGCCATCGCCCAGGTGCTGGGCAACGTGACCGGCGCCGAAATCCCGGCCGAAGGCTCGATGATGGGCGCCTGCCCGGACTGCGGCGCGGCCCTCACCCATCAGGAGGGTTGCCTGATGTGTCCTGCCTGCGGGTTTTCGAAATGCGGCTGA
- the coaD gene encoding pantetheine-phosphate adenylyltransferase, which yields MQRIAIYPGSFDPVTNGHLDIVERGLTLFDKIVVAILHNPAKNSLFSVEERIEMLQASTVKFSGVEIDCFNGLLVDYASRKNAQAILRGMRAVSDFEYEFQLALMNRRLNREVQTVFLMTGLRWIFTSSSIIKEAASFGGDISDMVPEIVEHKLREKFDSKPKTD from the coding sequence ATGCAGCGAATAGCCATTTATCCCGGATCCTTTGACCCGGTCACCAACGGACACCTCGATATTGTCGAGCGCGGACTGACGCTGTTTGACAAAATCGTGGTCGCGATTCTCCACAATCCCGCCAAGAACTCCCTCTTTTCGGTGGAGGAGCGCATTGAAATGCTGCAGGCCAGCACGGTCAAATTCAGCGGGGTGGAGATCGACTGCTTCAACGGGCTGCTGGTGGACTATGCCAGCCGCAAAAACGCCCAGGCCATCTTGCGTGGCATGCGGGCGGTTTCCGATTTCGAGTATGAATTTCAGTTGGCCCTGATGAACCGCCGCTTGAATCGCGAGGTCCAGACGGTGTTTCTAATGACCGGTCTGCGCTGGATTTTTACCAGCTCCTCGATCATCAAAGAGGCGGCCAGCTTCGGCGGCGACATTTCAGACATGGTGCCCGAAATCGTGGAGCACAAGCTGCGCGAAAAATTCGACTCCAAACCGAAAACAGATTAA
- a CDS encoding LysR family transcriptional regulator has protein sequence MDLWQLHIFCKVVEHKSFSKAGKAVHLSQPTISSHIRDLENHFGCRLIDRLARLAAPTKAGELLYTYARRLIALREETETALAEFQGRIKGRLVIGGSTIPGTYILPRLVGDFTRTHPETTVALRIGDTDRIIQETLEGKIEFGIVGAKSKDKRIAQEKVIEDEMRLIVPATHPWADQESIPVNRLLAEPFICRERGSGTLKSIQICLARRAVSMEAFTIVAEMGSTEAVCQGIKNGVGISILSTLAVAEDLQAGSLKALSLEGIDLKRAFYLTTHKSRSPSPLCKAFLKFIRRETPRVDPVRD, from the coding sequence ATGGACCTGTGGCAGCTGCATATCTTCTGCAAGGTCGTCGAACACAAGAGCTTCTCCAAGGCCGGCAAGGCTGTTCACCTTTCCCAACCCACGATCAGCAGCCACATCCGGGACCTCGAAAATCATTTCGGTTGCCGCCTGATCGACCGCCTGGCCCGCCTGGCCGCACCCACCAAGGCCGGCGAGCTGCTCTACACCTACGCCCGTCGGCTGATCGCCCTGAGGGAAGAAACCGAGACGGCCCTGGCCGAATTCCAGGGCCGGATCAAGGGCCGCCTGGTGATCGGCGGCAGCACCATCCCGGGGACCTACATTCTGCCGCGCCTCGTGGGGGACTTCACTCGCACGCACCCCGAAACAACCGTAGCGCTGCGCATCGGCGATACGGACAGGATCATCCAAGAAACCCTCGAGGGAAAAATCGAATTCGGGATCGTCGGGGCCAAATCCAAAGACAAGCGCATCGCCCAGGAAAAGGTGATCGAGGATGAGATGCGCCTGATCGTGCCGGCCACCCACCCCTGGGCCGACCAAGAATCCATTCCCGTCAACCGGTTGCTGGCCGAGCCGTTCATCTGCCGCGAACGCGGCTCCGGCACCCTCAAATCCATCCAGATCTGCCTGGCTCGCAGGGCGGTTTCCATGGAGGCCTTCACCATCGTCGCCGAAATGGGCAGCACCGAGGCCGTCTGCCAGGGGATCAAAAACGGGGTGGGAATCTCCATTCTTTCCACCCTTGCGGTGGCCGAAGACCTGCAGGCTGGCAGTCTGAAAGCGCTCTCGCTGGAGGGCATCGATCTCAAACGGGCCTTCTACCTGACCACCCACAAGTCCCGCAGCCCCTCACCGCTGTGCAAGGCCTTCCTGAAGTTCATCCGCCGCGAAACCCCCCGGGTGGACCCCGTTCGCGATTAG
- a CDS encoding sigma-54 dependent transcriptional regulator: MFPSLLIVDDEASILQTLGGLLGDEGFEVATATNGYEALKKIESESPDLVLLDIWMPGIDGIETLKEIKKAAPQVQVIIITGHGTIETAVRATKLGAFDLIEKPLSIDKVLVAIHNALNFRRLEEENRYLRKKTIEKHALSGSSPRTLGLKKQIETTAASNAWILIKGENGTGKELVARNIHHLSPRAEHPLIDVNCAAIPEELIESELFGHEKGAFTEATVKKRGKFELANNGTLFLDEIGDMSLRTQGKILRVLQEQKFQRVGGGRTLTVDVRVIAATNKDLEKEIRDGNFREDLYYRLNVIPIEVPALRDRIEDLPVLVEIFLAECARQHKTRRRMSPAALALLQRYPWPGNVRELKNLVERLAIMGRSELIDVADLPALYNPGAPGGAASIENGLFAIDSLAKAKRAFEQAYLQHKLSQHGHDLAETARAIGVQTAELGKLVKNLG, encoded by the coding sequence ATGTTTCCATCCCTTTTGATCGTTGACGACGAAGCCTCCATCCTCCAAACCCTGGGCGGGCTTCTGGGCGACGAGGGATTTGAGGTCGCCACGGCCACCAACGGCTACGAAGCCCTCAAAAAAATCGAAAGCGAATCCCCCGACCTGGTCCTGCTGGATATCTGGATGCCGGGCATCGACGGCATCGAAACCCTGAAGGAGATCAAAAAGGCCGCTCCCCAGGTCCAGGTGATCATCATCACCGGGCACGGCACCATCGAGACCGCCGTCAGGGCCACCAAACTGGGGGCCTTCGATCTGATCGAAAAACCGTTGTCCATCGACAAGGTCCTGGTGGCCATTCACAACGCGCTCAATTTCCGCCGTCTGGAGGAAGAGAACCGCTACCTGCGCAAAAAGACCATCGAAAAACACGCCCTCAGCGGCAGCAGTCCGCGGACTTTGGGACTCAAAAAACAGATCGAAACAACGGCTGCCAGCAACGCCTGGATTCTTATTAAAGGTGAAAACGGCACCGGCAAGGAGCTGGTGGCCCGCAACATCCATCACCTCAGTCCACGCGCCGAGCATCCGCTGATCGACGTCAACTGCGCCGCCATTCCCGAGGAATTGATCGAAAGCGAGCTTTTCGGGCATGAAAAGGGGGCCTTCACCGAGGCCACCGTCAAGAAGCGCGGCAAGTTCGAACTGGCCAACAACGGGACCCTCTTTCTGGACGAGATCGGCGACATGAGCCTCAGGACCCAGGGCAAGATCCTGCGGGTTCTGCAGGAGCAGAAGTTTCAGCGGGTGGGCGGCGGGCGAACCCTGACGGTGGACGTCCGGGTCATCGCGGCGACCAACAAGGACCTCGAAAAAGAGATCCGCGACGGCAATTTCCGGGAGGATCTCTATTACCGCCTGAACGTGATCCCCATTGAAGTGCCGGCGCTCAGGGACCGGATTGAAGACCTCCCGGTGCTGGTGGAGATCTTCCTGGCGGAATGCGCCCGGCAGCACAAGACCCGGCGCAGGATGTCCCCCGCGGCATTGGCGCTGCTGCAGCGCTACCCGTGGCCGGGGAACGTGCGGGAATTGAAGAACCTCGTCGAACGCCTGGCCATCATGGGGCGCAGCGAGCTTATCGACGTCGCGGATCTGCCCGCGCTTTACAACCCGGGGGCGCCGGGGGGTGCGGCGAGCATTGAGAACGGTCTTTTTGCGATTGACAGCCTGGCCAAGGCCAAAAGGGCTTTTGAGCAGGCCTATCTGCAGCACAAGCTCAGCCAACACGGCCACGATTTGGCCGAAACCGCCCGGGCCATCGGCGTGCAGACCGCCGAGCTTGGCAAGCTGGTCAAAAATTTGGGGTGA
- the rsmD gene encoding 16S rRNA (guanine(966)-N(2))-methyltransferase RsmD: protein MRVIAGELKGKRLVSFTGRSIRPTSERAREAVFNILGDRVRGAVVLELFAGTGAFSIEALSRGAASAVMIERSREALQLIGRNLVACRLAARARVIRWDITRNLDCLRHLPDRFDLVFIDPPYQQGAIGPCLQHLIACGALAPGASVVIEHAPREVLPAESAPLRLSDRRKYGKALVSFFTYVL, encoded by the coding sequence ATGCGCGTGATCGCCGGTGAACTGAAAGGCAAACGGCTGGTTTCCTTTACGGGACGTTCTATCCGCCCAACTTCCGAGCGCGCCCGGGAGGCCGTTTTCAACATTCTCGGCGACCGGGTCCGGGGGGCGGTGGTGCTGGAGCTTTTTGCCGGCACCGGCGCTTTCAGCATCGAAGCCCTCAGCCGGGGCGCCGCCAGCGCCGTCATGATCGAACGTTCGCGCGAGGCCCTCCAACTGATCGGGCGCAACCTGGTGGCATGCCGGCTGGCGGCGCGCGCCCGGGTCATCCGCTGGGACATCACCCGCAACCTCGATTGTCTGCGGCACCTGCCCGACCGGTTCGACCTGGTGTTTATCGACCCGCCTTACCAGCAGGGGGCTATCGGGCCCTGCCTGCAGCACCTGATCGCCTGCGGCGCCCTGGCCCCCGGGGCCAGCGTGGTGATCGAACACGCCCCCCGGGAAGTGCTGCCGGCGGAATCCGCCCCGCTGCGACTGAGCGACCGGCGAAAGTACGGGAAAGCCCTTGTTTCCTTTTTTACCTATGTGCTATAA
- a CDS encoding HAMP domain-containing protein — protein sequence MNRSRPITSEAPVKAGDRSRRKRELMLIAICLAAMALLTYAETRIIYFGVDFPISNTILMFILINFNLLLLLLVIFLVFRNLVKLLYDRKRKVLGSRLTTRLVFSFITLTLLPTTVLFFFSLNFITTSIDYWFNVPVEQALENSLQVGRRVYDQIEAGNRFFLERIAYQIKAKNLLQSKNQKALAHYLEVVQRSFNLQAVEVYSTGFKRLAHAVAPSLAENDGLPQLDADGLQPETSEAQVRSVTRKSKDGELTRTIATVPFGVQPAQAEAFITAAKHIPFQLSEEMTSISRGVAEYHQIKLLKQPIKITYYITLSTVALLVVFCAIWFGFHLAKSISIPIRDLGEATRRVAEGDLSFRIMPVADDEIGRLVDSFNQMMRDLQVSRAQLEQSARKLREQNSELEEKRRYMAIVLKNVSAGVISLDADGLVSTINTAAEKMLNLKFDEIIGQSYRKLLRGQHLNLADEVMDSLATSSTNAIALPLRLAVDGKPRSFMVHINALKNDAGEHMGIVMVFDDLTDLEKAQRMAAWREVARRIAHEVKNPLTPISLSAQRLSRKYGAQINETVFDECTRTIIDHVELIRNLVNEFSAFARFPTADPNLADLPPIVEETIALYREAHPNIDFKFSTANAIPRLKLDRQQIKQALINLVDNAVASIKKEGSISIHLDHDPILKSVRMEVADTGEGVSDEDKTQLFEPYFSTKKSGMGLGLTIVSSIISDHNGMIGVRDNKPRGAKFVIELPA from the coding sequence ATGAACCGCAGCAGACCGATCACATCCGAAGCCCCGGTCAAGGCCGGGGATCGCAGCCGCCGCAAACGCGAGCTGATGCTGATTGCAATCTGCCTGGCGGCCATGGCCCTGTTGACCTATGCGGAGACCCGGATCATCTACTTCGGGGTGGATTTTCCGATCTCCAACACCATCCTGATGTTCATCCTGATCAACTTCAACCTGTTGCTGCTGCTGCTGGTCATTTTCCTGGTCTTCCGCAACCTGGTCAAGCTCCTCTACGACCGCAAACGCAAGGTGCTCGGCTCCCGGCTGACCACCCGCCTGGTGTTCTCCTTCATCACGCTCACACTGCTGCCGACGACGGTGTTGTTTTTTTTCTCGTTGAACTTCATCACCACCAGCATTGATTACTGGTTTAACGTGCCGGTGGAGCAGGCCCTGGAAAACTCGCTGCAGGTCGGCCGGCGCGTCTACGACCAGATCGAGGCGGGCAACCGCTTTTTTCTGGAGAGAATCGCCTACCAGATCAAAGCCAAGAATCTATTGCAGTCCAAAAACCAGAAAGCATTGGCGCACTACCTGGAGGTGGTGCAACGCTCCTTCAACTTGCAGGCGGTGGAGGTCTACAGCACCGGCTTCAAGCGGCTGGCCCATGCCGTGGCCCCGAGCCTGGCGGAAAACGACGGGCTCCCCCAGCTCGACGCGGACGGTCTGCAGCCAGAGACCAGCGAGGCCCAGGTCCGGAGCGTGACCCGCAAGAGCAAGGACGGGGAGCTGACCCGAACCATCGCCACCGTTCCTTTCGGGGTCCAGCCCGCCCAGGCCGAGGCATTCATCACCGCAGCCAAACACATCCCCTTCCAGCTTTCCGAGGAAATGACCTCCATCTCCCGCGGGGTGGCGGAATACCACCAGATCAAGCTCCTCAAGCAGCCGATCAAAATCACCTACTACATCACGCTGTCCACCGTGGCGCTGCTGGTGGTTTTCTGCGCGATCTGGTTCGGCTTTCACCTGGCCAAGTCCATCAGCATCCCGATCCGCGACCTGGGCGAGGCCACCCGGCGGGTGGCCGAGGGCGACCTGAGCTTTCGGATCATGCCGGTGGCCGACGACGAGATCGGCCGGCTGGTGGACTCCTTCAACCAGATGATGCGCGATCTGCAGGTCAGCCGCGCCCAGCTGGAGCAGTCCGCGCGCAAGCTGCGCGAACAAAACAGCGAGCTCGAGGAAAAGCGGCGCTACATGGCGATCGTGCTCAAGAACGTCTCCGCAGGGGTCATCAGCCTGGACGCCGACGGCCTGGTTTCCACCATCAACACCGCGGCCGAGAAAATGCTCAACCTGAAATTCGATGAAATTATCGGCCAGAGCTACCGCAAACTGCTGCGCGGTCAGCACCTCAATCTGGCCGACGAGGTCATGGACAGTTTGGCCACCTCATCCACCAATGCCATCGCCCTGCCGCTGCGGCTGGCGGTCGACGGCAAGCCCCGCAGCTTCATGGTGCACATCAACGCCCTCAAAAACGACGCCGGCGAGCATATGGGCATCGTCATGGTCTTCGACGACCTCACCGATCTTGAAAAGGCCCAACGCATGGCCGCCTGGCGGGAGGTGGCGCGCCGGATCGCCCACGAGGTCAAAAATCCGCTGACCCCCATCAGCCTCTCGGCCCAGCGGCTCAGCCGCAAGTACGGCGCCCAGATCAACGAGACGGTGTTTGACGAGTGCACCCGCACGATTATCGACCACGTCGAGCTGATCCGCAATCTGGTGAATGAATTCTCGGCTTTCGCCCGCTTTCCCACCGCCGACCCGAACCTCGCCGACCTGCCGCCCATCGTGGAGGAGACCATCGCGCTCTACCGGGAGGCCCACCCCAACATCGATTTCAAATTTTCCACCGCAAACGCCATCCCCCGCTTGAAGCTCGACCGCCAGCAGATCAAGCAGGCCCTGATCAATCTCGTGGACAACGCCGTGGCCTCCATCAAAAAAGAGGGCAGCATCAGTATTCACCTGGACCACGATCCCATCCTGAAAAGCGTTCGGATGGAGGTCGCGGACACCGGTGAAGGCGTTTCCGACGAGGACAAGACCCAGCTTTTCGAACCCTATTTTTCCACCAAAAAATCCGGCATGGGATTGGGCCTGACAATTGTCAGCAGCATCATCTCGGATCACAACGGCATGATCGGCGTCCGGGACAACAAACCCCGGGGCGCCAAATTCGTGATCGAACTGCCGGCCTGA
- a CDS encoding protein-L-isoaspartate(D-aspartate) O-methyltransferase, whose product MKADSMKFQRQREEMVQRQIAARGITDPKVLAAMRKVPRHLFVSEALMDQAYGDFPLPIGLQQTISQPYIVAEMTQALQLNADDRVLEIGTGSGYQAAILAEIAYRVYTIERIHALLVKARQIFDRLHYHNIVTRYSDGTSGWLEESPFDAIVVTAGAPEIPKTLVSQLAPGGRMIIPVGDQYTQDLVKLYRDEDGIHQVSLGGCRFVKLVGEHGWKK is encoded by the coding sequence ATGAAGGCCGACTCGATGAAATTCCAGCGCCAGCGCGAGGAGATGGTCCAGCGCCAGATCGCGGCCCGCGGGATCACGGACCCCAAGGTTCTGGCCGCCATGCGCAAGGTGCCGCGGCATCTGTTCGTCAGCGAGGCACTGATGGACCAGGCTTATGGTGACTTTCCGCTTCCCATTGGCCTGCAGCAGACCATTTCGCAACCGTATATCGTTGCCGAAATGACCCAGGCCCTGCAGCTGAACGCCGACGACCGGGTGCTGGAAATCGGGACCGGTTCCGGCTACCAGGCGGCCATCCTGGCCGAAATCGCCTATCGCGTCTACACTATCGAACGCATCCATGCCTTGCTGGTCAAGGCGCGACAAATCTTCGATCGCCTGCATTACCACAATATCGTCACCCGCTACTCCGACGGGACCAGCGGCTGGCTGGAGGAAAGCCCCTTCGACGCCATCGTGGTGACGGCGGGAGCGCCCGAAATCCCCAAAACCCTCGTCAGCCAGCTGGCCCCCGGGGGGCGCATGATCATCCCGGTGGGGGACCAGTACACCCAGGATCTGGTCAAGCTCTACCGCGACGAGGACGGCATCCACCAGGTGAGTTTGGGCGGCTGCCGCTTCGTCAAATTGGTGGGGGAGCATGGCTGGAAGAAATAA
- a CDS encoding DUF4390 domain-containing protein, giving the protein MNFPRKPKTAAALLLILVLCWQTAALCQEARLTDIIVTNTRDDLLLYLKVEGAFNEKMETAIQSGVPTTFTFLIDLNRVRPLWPDKRIAALRETHSVVYDTLKKEYTIVRSWDSAGSVTTQSFAEARRLMSEIDSLKIVPLQKLVKGAQYQIKTKAELSKLKLPFYLHYALFFISFWDFRTDWYTIDFVF; this is encoded by the coding sequence ATGAATTTCCCCCGCAAGCCAAAAACAGCCGCCGCGCTGCTCCTGATCCTGGTCCTCTGCTGGCAGACCGCCGCCTTATGCCAGGAGGCCCGCCTGACCGACATCATCGTCACCAACACACGCGATGACCTGCTGCTGTACCTCAAGGTCGAGGGGGCGTTTAACGAAAAAATGGAAACTGCCATCCAGAGTGGGGTGCCGACCACCTTCACCTTTCTCATCGATCTCAACCGGGTGCGCCCTCTCTGGCCCGACAAGCGCATCGCGGCCCTCAGGGAGACCCACAGCGTCGTCTACGACACCCTCAAAAAGGAGTATACGATCGTCCGCTCCTGGGACAGCGCCGGAAGCGTGACGACCCAGTCGTTTGCGGAAGCCCGGAGACTGATGAGCGAGATCGACAGTTTAAAAATCGTCCCCCTGCAAAAACTCGTCAAGGGCGCGCAGTATCAGATTAAAACCAAGGCCGAGCTGAGCAAGCTCAAACTCCCCTTTTACCTCCATTATGCCCTGTTTTTCATATCCTTTTGGGATTTTAGAACCGATTGGTACACCATCGACTTTGTCTTCTGA
- a CDS encoding DedA family protein — protein sequence MLRRLYDWVLHWADTPYGTWALFLLAFCESSFFPIPPDILLIALAVAVPAKAIRYALVCSVGSVLGGALGYLIGWQFMAAIGERIVAFYGLEGKVRLIEEVYQRYDAWAVGIAGFTPIPYKVFTIAAGMFKVNFWVFMIASLVSRSARFFLLGGLIYAFGPRIQRFIDRYFNTLAVVFCVLLVLGFILIRYLF from the coding sequence ATGCTGCGGCGCCTCTACGACTGGGTTCTGCACTGGGCCGACACCCCCTACGGAACCTGGGCCCTTTTCCTGCTGGCCTTCTGCGAATCCTCCTTTTTCCCCATCCCCCCGGACATTCTGTTGATCGCCCTGGCGGTGGCGGTTCCGGCCAAAGCCATCCGCTATGCATTGGTCTGTTCCGTCGGCTCGGTCCTGGGCGGGGCGCTGGGCTATCTCATCGGCTGGCAGTTCATGGCGGCCATCGGCGAGCGGATTGTCGCCTTTTACGGTCTGGAGGGCAAGGTACGCCTGATCGAAGAGGTCTATCAGCGCTACGATGCCTGGGCCGTCGGGATCGCCGGCTTCACGCCGATCCCCTACAAGGTTTTCACCATTGCCGCCGGAATGTTCAAGGTCAACTTCTGGGTTTTTATGATCGCCTCGCTGGTTTCGCGCTCGGCCCGCTTTTTTCTCCTGGGAGGGCTAATCTACGCTTTCGGGCCGCGCATCCAACGCTTCATCGACCGCTATTTCAACACCCTGGCGGTGGTCTTTTGCGTGCTGCTGGTGCTCGGTTTCATCCTGATCCGCTATCTGTTTTAA
- the lpxC gene encoding UDP-3-O-acyl-N-acetylglucosamine deacetylase has protein sequence MSIETRQHTLARPVKCTGIGVHSGRQVNLEILPAAINHGIKFVRTDLPGKPVVSAHFNSVVDTSLATVIGAEGVIVSTIEHLMATFSGLYIDNALVAVDGYEIPIMDGSAAPFTRLLQSAGAVRQEGPRCYFIIKRPITLRDGDKAVTVSPAAHFRISYAIDFDHPLIRYQDFSLVVTRESFEREISRARTFGFYHEIEYLKRFGLARGGSLENAIVIDRKRILNAGGLRFADEFVRHKLLDCIGDFSLLGMPILGHIVVKRSGHAFNHAFLEKFFASKDCWETRTFDVAPQTQAQPKSVAL, from the coding sequence ATGAGCATCGAAACCCGCCAGCACACGCTGGCGCGACCGGTTAAGTGCACCGGCATCGGGGTGCACTCCGGCCGTCAGGTGAACTTGGAAATTTTGCCGGCGGCCATCAATCACGGCATCAAGTTCGTGCGCACCGACCTTCCCGGAAAACCGGTTGTCAGCGCGCATTTCAACAGCGTGGTGGACACCAGTCTGGCCACTGTGATCGGCGCCGAGGGCGTGATCGTCTCCACCATCGAGCACCTGATGGCAACCTTTTCGGGGCTGTACATCGACAACGCCCTGGTGGCCGTCGACGGCTACGAGATTCCGATCATGGACGGCAGCGCAGCACCCTTCACCCGCCTGCTGCAATCCGCCGGGGCGGTCCGCCAGGAAGGTCCGCGGTGCTATTTCATCATCAAGCGCCCGATAACTCTGCGGGACGGCGACAAGGCGGTGACGGTATCGCCCGCCGCCCACTTCCGGATCAGCTACGCCATCGACTTCGATCACCCGCTGATCCGGTATCAGGATTTTTCCCTGGTGGTGACCCGTGAGAGCTTCGAGCGCGAAATCAGCCGGGCCCGCACCTTTGGATTTTATCATGAGATCGAATATCTTAAGCGCTTTGGACTGGCCCGCGGGGGCTCCCTGGAGAATGCCATCGTGATCGATCGGAAACGCATTCTGAACGCGGGCGGGCTGCGCTTTGCGGACGAATTCGTGCGCCATAAACTCCTGGACTGCATCGGTGACTTTTCCCTGCTGGGAATGCCGATCTTGGGCCACATCGTTGTGAAGCGCTCGGGTCACGCTTTCAACCACGCTTTTCTCGAAAAGTTTTTTGCCAGCAAGGACTGTTGGGAAACCAGAACGTTCGATGTCGCGCCGCAAACCCAGGCACAACCCAAATCGGTGGCCCTCTGA